A single window of Bacteroidota bacterium DNA harbors:
- a CDS encoding ABC transporter ATP-binding protein encodes MISVNGMSVGFGGSFLFEDISFLINQKDRVGLAGKNGAGKST; translated from the coding sequence ATGATATCGGTAAATGGAATGAGTGTTGGGTTTGGAGGTTCTTTTCTTTTTGAGGACATCTCTTTTCTGATCAACCAAAAGGACAGGGTAGGACTTGCAGGTAAAAATGGGGCGGGAAAATCCAC
- a CDS encoding DUF983 domain-containing protein, with product MNFRGTKLYSIVKAKCPRCHEGNFYETTNPYNLKKFDKMHKRCPVCGQDFEREPGFYYGATYASYGMTVGFGILTYLLSTVVFKIDDIHFLYFFPALIVLLGPVFFRTSRLVWINLFVKYDPAANKS from the coding sequence ATGAATTTCAGGGGAACCAAATTATACAGCATAGTAAAGGCTAAATGTCCGCGTTGCCATGAAGGGAATTTTTATGAAACAACCAACCCATACAACCTGAAGAAATTTGACAAGATGCATAAACGTTGTCCCGTTTGCGGGCAGGATTTTGAACGTGAACCTGGCTTTTATTATGGAGCTACTTATGCCAGCTATGGTATGACGGTAGGATTTGGCATTCTCACGTACTTATTAAGTACTGTTGTTTTCAAAATTGATGATATTCATTTTTTATATTTCTTTCCTGCACTGATAGTCCTTTTGGGCCCCGTATTTTTCCGTACTTCGCGGCTGGTATGGATCAATCTGTTTGTGAAATATGATCCGGCGGCGAATAAAAGTTGA